In a single window of the Drosophila albomicans strain 15112-1751.03 chromosome 3, ASM965048v2, whole genome shotgun sequence genome:
- the LOC117572102 gene encoding E3 ubiquitin-protein ligase Nedd-4 isoform X5, giving the protein MSTRTSSSSAVVAASSSGGDVPRPPPRRRAASVAGQQQQPQQRLDYSNGHAPRRSLAAVNDTGDSCHLRIVVLSGKSLAKKDIFGASDPYVRIDLNTINGDINIDSVLTKTKKKTLNPSWNEEFIFRVKPSEHKLVFQVFDENRLTRDDFLGMVELTLVNLPTEQEGRTIGSQSYTLRPRRSVGAKSRIKGTLEIYHAFIRETREQSEPSGNNSDGDWEHVEATNSGEVSSQPHPFPSGGNDSLPAGWEERQDANGRTYYVNHTARTTQWERPTILTSNNSQNVDQLASDFQRRFHISVDETEPGRGASEDTDHTDSHNPSEISAPSTRRNSEEDNAAVPTDQAAVNEEEALPPRWSMQVAPNGRTFFIDHEARRTTWIDPRNGRASPMPNQTRRVEDDLGPLPDSWEERVHIDGRVFYIDHDTRTTQWEDPRLSNPNIAGQAVPYSRDYKQKYEYFKSHIRKPTNVPNKFEIRIRRTSILEDSYRIISSVTKTDLLKTKLWVEFEGETGLDYGGLAREWFYLLSKEMFNPYYGLFEYSAMDNYTLQINNGSGLCNEEHLSYFKFIGRIAGMAVYHGKLLDAFFIRPFYKMMLQKSIDLKDMESVDTEYYNSLMWIKENDPRILELTFALDEDVFGQKSQHELKPGGANIEVTNENKDEYIKLVIEWRFVARVKDQMSAFLDGFGSIIPLNLIKIFDEHELELLMCGIQNIDVKDWRENTLYKGDYHMNHIIIQWFWRAVLSFSNEMRSRLLQFVTGTSRVPMNGFKELYGSNGPQMFTIEKWGSPNNFPRAHTCFNRLDLPPYEGYLQLKDKLIKAIEGSQGFAGVD; this is encoded by the exons AACGACACTGGCGATTCGTGTCATTTGCGCATTGTTGTGCTTAGCGGCAAATCCTTGGCCAAGAAGGACATCTTTGGTGCCAG TGATCCATATGTGCGCATCGATTTGAATACAATTAACGGTGATATAAATATTGACTCGGTtttaactaaaactaaaaagaag ACATTGAATCCATCCTGGAATGAGGAGTTCATATTCAGA GTTAAACCGTCTGAACATAAGCTTGTGTTTCAAGTATTTGACGAGAATCGCTTGACACGCGATGACTTTTTGGGCATGGTGGAACTGACCCTGGTGAATCTGCCCACCGAGCAGGAGGGACGCACGATCGGCTCCCAGAGCTACACGCTGCGTCCGCGCAGGTCAGTAGG CGCTAAATCACGCATCAAGGGTACACTGGAGATATACCATGCGTTCATACGCGAAACACGCGAACAGAGCGAACCGTcgggcaacaacagcgacggcgATTGGGAGCACGTTGAGGCTACAAATTCGGGCGAGGTTTCATCACAACCG catCCCTTTCCTAGTGGCGGTAATGACAGCTTGCCTGCTGGCTGGGAGGAACGACAGGACGCAAATGGACGCACATATTATGTGAATCATACGGCGCGCACCACGCAATGGGAGAGGCCGACCAT CTtgacaagcaacaacagccaaaacGTTGATCAGCTGGCCTCAGATTTCCAACGACGTTTTCACATCAGTGTGGATGAAACGGAACCGGGACGCGGCGCG agCGAAGACACCGATCACACAGACAGCCACAATCCCTCAGAGATCTCAGCTCCGTCCACACGACGCAATTCCGAGGAAGACAACGCGGCTGTGCCCACCGATCAA GCCGCAGTCAATGAGGAGGAAGCATTACCACCACGCTGGTCCATGCAGGTGGCGCCCAATGGACGTACATTCTTTATCGATCACGAGGCACGTCGCACCACTTGGATTGATCCACGCAATGGTCGCGCCAGTCCAATGCCAAATCAAACACGTCGCGTCGAGGACGATTTGGGTCCCTTGCCCGACTCGTGGGAGGAACGCGTGCACATCGATGGACGCGTTTTCTACATTGATCACG ATACGCGCACCACACAGTGGGAGGATCCACGCCTGTCAAATCCAAACATTGCCGGACAGGCGGTGCCGTATTCGCGAGATTACAAACAGAAATACGAGTATTTCAAGAGTCATATAAGAAAACCT acaaatgtaccaaataaatttgagaTACGTATTCGCCGTACATCCATATTGGAGGACTCGTATCGAATCATTAGTTCGGTGACGAAAACCGATTTactgaaaactaaattatGGGTAGAATTTGAAGGCGAAACGGGCTTAG ATTATGGCGGCCTTGCTAGGGAATGGTTCTACTTGCTATCCAAAGAAATGTTTAATCCATACTACGGACTCTTCGAGTACTCGGCTATGGATAACTACACCTTGCAAATCAACAATGGCAGCGGCTTGTGCAATGAGGAACATTTAAGTTACTTTAA ATTCATAGGACGCATTGCGGGCATGGCTGTGTATCATGGCAAACTGTTGGATGCGTTCTTTATTCGTCCCTTCTACAAGATGATGCTGCAAAAGTCCATTGACTTGAAGGACATGGAATCTGTGGATACCGAGTACTACAATTCATTGATGTGGATCAAGGAGAACGATCCACGCATACTGGAGTTGACATTCGCTCTCGACGAAGATGTGTTTGGTCAAAAGAGTCAGCATGAACTCAAACCGGGCGGCGCCAACATTGAAGTGACCAACGAAAACAAAGATGAATACATCAA ACTTGTCATCGAGTGGCGCTTTGTGGCACGCGTTAAGGATCAAATGTCTGCCTTTTTGGATGGCTTTGGTTCGATCATTCCCTTGAATTTGATCAAGATCTTTGACGAACATGAACTGGAGCTGCTAATGTGCGGCATACAGAACATCGACGTCAAGGATTGGCGTGAGAATACGTTGTACAAGGGCGATTACCACATGAATCACATCATTATTCAATGGTTCTGGCGTGCCGTGCTCTCCTTCTCCAATGAGATGCGTTCGCGTCTGTTGCAATTCGTTACGGGCACATCGCGTGTGCCAATGAATGGTTTCAAAGAGCTCTACGGCTCGAATGGCCCGCAAATGTTTACGATTGAGAAATGGGGATCACCCAACAATTTTCCACGTGCACATACCTG CTTTAATCGCTTGGACCTGCCACCCTATGAGGGTTATCTGCAGCTGAAGGACAAGCTGATCAAGGCCATTGAGGGCAGTCAAGGATTTGCTGGCGTGGATTAA
- the LOC117572102 gene encoding E3 ubiquitin-protein ligase Nedd-4 isoform X3, with the protein MAESTTTTTTPEDGQIHGYNNSDNDTGDSCHLRIVVLSGKSLAKKDIFGASDPYVRIDLNTINGDINIDSVLTKTKKKTLNPSWNEEFIFRVKPSEHKLVFQVFDENRLTRDDFLGMVELTLVNLPTEQEGRTIGSQSYTLRPRRSVGAKSRIKGTLEIYHAFIRETREQSEPSGNNSDGDWEHVEATNSGEVSSQPHPFPSGGNDSLPAGWEERQDANGRTYYVNHTARTTQWERPTILTSNNSQNVDQLASDFQRRFHISVDETEPGRGADNDNATTAESTPTISRTQSQTSVNSNNNNNEINNFHHDDNDENNDAAANPTQMDHASFVYNSLRHPGRDGVQVSATSLQNDLRPVRVESAVSNRNVRRGNDPSLARPQLENNNNRQQRRRQLRRQLSEDTDHTDSHNPSEISAPSTRRNSEEDNAAVPTDQAAVNEEEALPPRWSMQVAPNGRTFFIDHEARRTTWIDPRNGRASPMPNQTRRVEDDLGPLPDSWEERVHIDGRVFYIDHDTRTTQWEDPRLSNPNIAGQAVPYSRDYKQKYEYFKSHIRKPTNVPNKFEIRIRRTSILEDSYRIISSVTKTDLLKTKLWVEFEGETGLDYGGLAREWFYLLSKEMFNPYYGLFEYSAMDNYTLQINNGSGLCNEEHLSYFKFIGRIAGMAVYHGKLLDAFFIRPFYKMMLQKSIDLKDMESVDTEYYNSLMWIKENDPRILELTFALDEDVFGQKSQHELKPGGANIEVTNENKDEYIKLVIEWRFVARVKDQMSAFLDGFGSIIPLNLIKIFDEHELELLMCGIQNIDVKDWRENTLYKGDYHMNHIIIQWFWRAVLSFSNEMRSRLLQFVTGTSRVPMNGFKELYGSNGPQMFTIEKWGSPNNFPRAHTCFNRLDLPPYEGYLQLKDKLIKAIEGSQGFAGVD; encoded by the exons AACGACACTGGCGATTCGTGTCATTTGCGCATTGTTGTGCTTAGCGGCAAATCCTTGGCCAAGAAGGACATCTTTGGTGCCAG TGATCCATATGTGCGCATCGATTTGAATACAATTAACGGTGATATAAATATTGACTCGGTtttaactaaaactaaaaagaag ACATTGAATCCATCCTGGAATGAGGAGTTCATATTCAGA GTTAAACCGTCTGAACATAAGCTTGTGTTTCAAGTATTTGACGAGAATCGCTTGACACGCGATGACTTTTTGGGCATGGTGGAACTGACCCTGGTGAATCTGCCCACCGAGCAGGAGGGACGCACGATCGGCTCCCAGAGCTACACGCTGCGTCCGCGCAGGTCAGTAGG CGCTAAATCACGCATCAAGGGTACACTGGAGATATACCATGCGTTCATACGCGAAACACGCGAACAGAGCGAACCGTcgggcaacaacagcgacggcgATTGGGAGCACGTTGAGGCTACAAATTCGGGCGAGGTTTCATCACAACCG catCCCTTTCCTAGTGGCGGTAATGACAGCTTGCCTGCTGGCTGGGAGGAACGACAGGACGCAAATGGACGCACATATTATGTGAATCATACGGCGCGCACCACGCAATGGGAGAGGCCGACCAT CTtgacaagcaacaacagccaaaacGTTGATCAGCTGGCCTCAGATTTCCAACGACGTTTTCACATCAGTGTGGATGAAACGGAACCGGGACGCGGCGCG GACAATGACAATGCCACAACAGCAGAATCCACACCAACAATCTCACGCACTCAGTCACAGACCTCAgtgaacagcaacaacaacaacaacgaaatcaACAACTTCCACcacgatgataatgatgagAACAACGATGCAGCTGCGAACCCAACTCAAATGGACCATGCCAG ttttgtttacaattcTCTGCGACATCCCGGTCGTGATGGAGTCCAAGTCTCCGCCACCAGTTTGCAAAACGATTTGCGACCGGTGCGTGTGGAATCCGCTGTTTCAAATCGTAATGTTCGACGCGGCAACGATCCCAGTTTGGCCCGCCCACAGTtggagaacaacaacaacaggcagcagAGGCGACGACAGCTGCGTAGACAATTG agCGAAGACACCGATCACACAGACAGCCACAATCCCTCAGAGATCTCAGCTCCGTCCACACGACGCAATTCCGAGGAAGACAACGCGGCTGTGCCCACCGATCAA GCCGCAGTCAATGAGGAGGAAGCATTACCACCACGCTGGTCCATGCAGGTGGCGCCCAATGGACGTACATTCTTTATCGATCACGAGGCACGTCGCACCACTTGGATTGATCCACGCAATGGTCGCGCCAGTCCAATGCCAAATCAAACACGTCGCGTCGAGGACGATTTGGGTCCCTTGCCCGACTCGTGGGAGGAACGCGTGCACATCGATGGACGCGTTTTCTACATTGATCACG ATACGCGCACCACACAGTGGGAGGATCCACGCCTGTCAAATCCAAACATTGCCGGACAGGCGGTGCCGTATTCGCGAGATTACAAACAGAAATACGAGTATTTCAAGAGTCATATAAGAAAACCT acaaatgtaccaaataaatttgagaTACGTATTCGCCGTACATCCATATTGGAGGACTCGTATCGAATCATTAGTTCGGTGACGAAAACCGATTTactgaaaactaaattatGGGTAGAATTTGAAGGCGAAACGGGCTTAG ATTATGGCGGCCTTGCTAGGGAATGGTTCTACTTGCTATCCAAAGAAATGTTTAATCCATACTACGGACTCTTCGAGTACTCGGCTATGGATAACTACACCTTGCAAATCAACAATGGCAGCGGCTTGTGCAATGAGGAACATTTAAGTTACTTTAA ATTCATAGGACGCATTGCGGGCATGGCTGTGTATCATGGCAAACTGTTGGATGCGTTCTTTATTCGTCCCTTCTACAAGATGATGCTGCAAAAGTCCATTGACTTGAAGGACATGGAATCTGTGGATACCGAGTACTACAATTCATTGATGTGGATCAAGGAGAACGATCCACGCATACTGGAGTTGACATTCGCTCTCGACGAAGATGTGTTTGGTCAAAAGAGTCAGCATGAACTCAAACCGGGCGGCGCCAACATTGAAGTGACCAACGAAAACAAAGATGAATACATCAA ACTTGTCATCGAGTGGCGCTTTGTGGCACGCGTTAAGGATCAAATGTCTGCCTTTTTGGATGGCTTTGGTTCGATCATTCCCTTGAATTTGATCAAGATCTTTGACGAACATGAACTGGAGCTGCTAATGTGCGGCATACAGAACATCGACGTCAAGGATTGGCGTGAGAATACGTTGTACAAGGGCGATTACCACATGAATCACATCATTATTCAATGGTTCTGGCGTGCCGTGCTCTCCTTCTCCAATGAGATGCGTTCGCGTCTGTTGCAATTCGTTACGGGCACATCGCGTGTGCCAATGAATGGTTTCAAAGAGCTCTACGGCTCGAATGGCCCGCAAATGTTTACGATTGAGAAATGGGGATCACCCAACAATTTTCCACGTGCACATACCTG CTTTAATCGCTTGGACCTGCCACCCTATGAGGGTTATCTGCAGCTGAAGGACAAGCTGATCAAGGCCATTGAGGGCAGTCAAGGATTTGCTGGCGTGGATTAA
- the LOC117572102 gene encoding E3 ubiquitin-protein ligase Nedd-4 isoform X7: MAESTTTTTTPEDGQIHGYNNSDNDTGDSCHLRIVVLSGKSLAKKDIFGASDPYVRIDLNTINGDINIDSVLTKTKKKTLNPSWNEEFIFRVKPSEHKLVFQVFDENRLTRDDFLGMVELTLVNLPTEQEGRTIGSQSYTLRPRSAKSRIKGTLEIYHAFIRETREQSEPSGNNSDGDWEHVEATNSGEVSSQPHPFPSGGNDSLPAGWEERQDANGRTYYVNHTARTTQWERPTILTSNNSQNVDQLASDFQRRFHISVDETEPGRGASEDTDHTDSHNPSEISAPSTRRNSEEDNAAVPTDQAAVNEEEALPPRWSMQVAPNGRTFFIDHEARRTTWIDPRNGRASPMPNQTRRVEDDLGPLPDSWEERVHIDGRVFYIDHDTRTTQWEDPRLSNPNIAGQAVPYSRDYKQKYEYFKSHIRKPTNVPNKFEIRIRRTSILEDSYRIISSVTKTDLLKTKLWVEFEGETGLDYGGLAREWFYLLSKEMFNPYYGLFEYSAMDNYTLQINNGSGLCNEEHLSYFKFIGRIAGMAVYHGKLLDAFFIRPFYKMMLQKSIDLKDMESVDTEYYNSLMWIKENDPRILELTFALDEDVFGQKSQHELKPGGANIEVTNENKDEYIKLVIEWRFVARVKDQMSAFLDGFGSIIPLNLIKIFDEHELELLMCGIQNIDVKDWRENTLYKGDYHMNHIIIQWFWRAVLSFSNEMRSRLLQFVTGTSRVPMNGFKELYGSNGPQMFTIEKWGSPNNFPRAHTCFNRLDLPPYEGYLQLKDKLIKAIEGSQGFAGVD; the protein is encoded by the exons AACGACACTGGCGATTCGTGTCATTTGCGCATTGTTGTGCTTAGCGGCAAATCCTTGGCCAAGAAGGACATCTTTGGTGCCAG TGATCCATATGTGCGCATCGATTTGAATACAATTAACGGTGATATAAATATTGACTCGGTtttaactaaaactaaaaagaag ACATTGAATCCATCCTGGAATGAGGAGTTCATATTCAGA GTTAAACCGTCTGAACATAAGCTTGTGTTTCAAGTATTTGACGAGAATCGCTTGACACGCGATGACTTTTTGGGCATGGTGGAACTGACCCTGGTGAATCTGCCCACCGAGCAGGAGGGACGCACGATCGGCTCCCAGAGCTACACGCTGCGTCCGCGCAG CGCTAAATCACGCATCAAGGGTACACTGGAGATATACCATGCGTTCATACGCGAAACACGCGAACAGAGCGAACCGTcgggcaacaacagcgacggcgATTGGGAGCACGTTGAGGCTACAAATTCGGGCGAGGTTTCATCACAACCG catCCCTTTCCTAGTGGCGGTAATGACAGCTTGCCTGCTGGCTGGGAGGAACGACAGGACGCAAATGGACGCACATATTATGTGAATCATACGGCGCGCACCACGCAATGGGAGAGGCCGACCAT CTtgacaagcaacaacagccaaaacGTTGATCAGCTGGCCTCAGATTTCCAACGACGTTTTCACATCAGTGTGGATGAAACGGAACCGGGACGCGGCGCG agCGAAGACACCGATCACACAGACAGCCACAATCCCTCAGAGATCTCAGCTCCGTCCACACGACGCAATTCCGAGGAAGACAACGCGGCTGTGCCCACCGATCAA GCCGCAGTCAATGAGGAGGAAGCATTACCACCACGCTGGTCCATGCAGGTGGCGCCCAATGGACGTACATTCTTTATCGATCACGAGGCACGTCGCACCACTTGGATTGATCCACGCAATGGTCGCGCCAGTCCAATGCCAAATCAAACACGTCGCGTCGAGGACGATTTGGGTCCCTTGCCCGACTCGTGGGAGGAACGCGTGCACATCGATGGACGCGTTTTCTACATTGATCACG ATACGCGCACCACACAGTGGGAGGATCCACGCCTGTCAAATCCAAACATTGCCGGACAGGCGGTGCCGTATTCGCGAGATTACAAACAGAAATACGAGTATTTCAAGAGTCATATAAGAAAACCT acaaatgtaccaaataaatttgagaTACGTATTCGCCGTACATCCATATTGGAGGACTCGTATCGAATCATTAGTTCGGTGACGAAAACCGATTTactgaaaactaaattatGGGTAGAATTTGAAGGCGAAACGGGCTTAG ATTATGGCGGCCTTGCTAGGGAATGGTTCTACTTGCTATCCAAAGAAATGTTTAATCCATACTACGGACTCTTCGAGTACTCGGCTATGGATAACTACACCTTGCAAATCAACAATGGCAGCGGCTTGTGCAATGAGGAACATTTAAGTTACTTTAA ATTCATAGGACGCATTGCGGGCATGGCTGTGTATCATGGCAAACTGTTGGATGCGTTCTTTATTCGTCCCTTCTACAAGATGATGCTGCAAAAGTCCATTGACTTGAAGGACATGGAATCTGTGGATACCGAGTACTACAATTCATTGATGTGGATCAAGGAGAACGATCCACGCATACTGGAGTTGACATTCGCTCTCGACGAAGATGTGTTTGGTCAAAAGAGTCAGCATGAACTCAAACCGGGCGGCGCCAACATTGAAGTGACCAACGAAAACAAAGATGAATACATCAA ACTTGTCATCGAGTGGCGCTTTGTGGCACGCGTTAAGGATCAAATGTCTGCCTTTTTGGATGGCTTTGGTTCGATCATTCCCTTGAATTTGATCAAGATCTTTGACGAACATGAACTGGAGCTGCTAATGTGCGGCATACAGAACATCGACGTCAAGGATTGGCGTGAGAATACGTTGTACAAGGGCGATTACCACATGAATCACATCATTATTCAATGGTTCTGGCGTGCCGTGCTCTCCTTCTCCAATGAGATGCGTTCGCGTCTGTTGCAATTCGTTACGGGCACATCGCGTGTGCCAATGAATGGTTTCAAAGAGCTCTACGGCTCGAATGGCCCGCAAATGTTTACGATTGAGAAATGGGGATCACCCAACAATTTTCCACGTGCACATACCTG CTTTAATCGCTTGGACCTGCCACCCTATGAGGGTTATCTGCAGCTGAAGGACAAGCTGATCAAGGCCATTGAGGGCAGTCAAGGATTTGCTGGCGTGGATTAA
- the LOC117572102 gene encoding E3 ubiquitin-protein ligase Nedd-4 isoform X8 codes for MGSIWSRQAERAAVNEEEALPPRWSMQVAPNGRTFFIDHEARRTTWIDPRNGRASPMPNQTRRVEDDLGPLPDSWEERVHIDGRVFYIDHDTRTTQWEDPRLSNPNIAGQAVPYSRDYKQKYEYFKSHIRKPTNVPNKFEIRIRRTSILEDSYRIISSVTKTDLLKTKLWVEFEGETGLDYGGLAREWFYLLSKEMFNPYYGLFEYSAMDNYTLQINNGSGLCNEEHLSYFKFIGRIAGMAVYHGKLLDAFFIRPFYKMMLQKSIDLKDMESVDTEYYNSLMWIKENDPRILELTFALDEDVFGQKSQHELKPGGANIEVTNENKDEYIKLVIEWRFVARVKDQMSAFLDGFGSIIPLNLIKIFDEHELELLMCGIQNIDVKDWRENTLYKGDYHMNHIIIQWFWRAVLSFSNEMRSRLLQFVTGTSRVPMNGFKELYGSNGPQMFTIEKWGSPNNFPRAHTCFNRLDLPPYEGYLQLKDKLIKAIEGSQGFAGVD; via the exons ATGGGCTCAATATGGTCTCGTCAAGCGGAAAGG GCCGCAGTCAATGAGGAGGAAGCATTACCACCACGCTGGTCCATGCAGGTGGCGCCCAATGGACGTACATTCTTTATCGATCACGAGGCACGTCGCACCACTTGGATTGATCCACGCAATGGTCGCGCCAGTCCAATGCCAAATCAAACACGTCGCGTCGAGGACGATTTGGGTCCCTTGCCCGACTCGTGGGAGGAACGCGTGCACATCGATGGACGCGTTTTCTACATTGATCACG ATACGCGCACCACACAGTGGGAGGATCCACGCCTGTCAAATCCAAACATTGCCGGACAGGCGGTGCCGTATTCGCGAGATTACAAACAGAAATACGAGTATTTCAAGAGTCATATAAGAAAACCT acaaatgtaccaaataaatttgagaTACGTATTCGCCGTACATCCATATTGGAGGACTCGTATCGAATCATTAGTTCGGTGACGAAAACCGATTTactgaaaactaaattatGGGTAGAATTTGAAGGCGAAACGGGCTTAG ATTATGGCGGCCTTGCTAGGGAATGGTTCTACTTGCTATCCAAAGAAATGTTTAATCCATACTACGGACTCTTCGAGTACTCGGCTATGGATAACTACACCTTGCAAATCAACAATGGCAGCGGCTTGTGCAATGAGGAACATTTAAGTTACTTTAA ATTCATAGGACGCATTGCGGGCATGGCTGTGTATCATGGCAAACTGTTGGATGCGTTCTTTATTCGTCCCTTCTACAAGATGATGCTGCAAAAGTCCATTGACTTGAAGGACATGGAATCTGTGGATACCGAGTACTACAATTCATTGATGTGGATCAAGGAGAACGATCCACGCATACTGGAGTTGACATTCGCTCTCGACGAAGATGTGTTTGGTCAAAAGAGTCAGCATGAACTCAAACCGGGCGGCGCCAACATTGAAGTGACCAACGAAAACAAAGATGAATACATCAA ACTTGTCATCGAGTGGCGCTTTGTGGCACGCGTTAAGGATCAAATGTCTGCCTTTTTGGATGGCTTTGGTTCGATCATTCCCTTGAATTTGATCAAGATCTTTGACGAACATGAACTGGAGCTGCTAATGTGCGGCATACAGAACATCGACGTCAAGGATTGGCGTGAGAATACGTTGTACAAGGGCGATTACCACATGAATCACATCATTATTCAATGGTTCTGGCGTGCCGTGCTCTCCTTCTCCAATGAGATGCGTTCGCGTCTGTTGCAATTCGTTACGGGCACATCGCGTGTGCCAATGAATGGTTTCAAAGAGCTCTACGGCTCGAATGGCCCGCAAATGTTTACGATTGAGAAATGGGGATCACCCAACAATTTTCCACGTGCACATACCTG CTTTAATCGCTTGGACCTGCCACCCTATGAGGGTTATCTGCAGCTGAAGGACAAGCTGATCAAGGCCATTGAGGGCAGTCAAGGATTTGCTGGCGTGGATTAA